A DNA window from Pedomonas mirosovicensis contains the following coding sequences:
- a CDS encoding patatin-like phospholipase family protein, with amino-acid sequence MPAPSPTVALALGGGAALGWAHIGIVRTLVERGVHIDAVAGTSIGAVVAACVAADKLDALEDLARSATALTVLRYLDVGFRGSMLGGRTIERQLRRHFGDLRLEDLPLPCATVAADLVSGTEVVLRDGPVVEAVRASLAIPGLFKPVVRNDYMLADGGLVNPVPVSAARQLSACPVIAVNLQGDYINRAAATGFRKAAGNARISAIRTTRASLGLLLSSLARHVLAANPADLVITPAIGHIEVGDFTRAEDLIQAGRRAAEDAWPTIEALNCI; translated from the coding sequence ATGCCCGCGCCGTCGCCCACCGTTGCCCTGGCCCTCGGAGGCGGCGCCGCCTTGGGGTGGGCGCACATCGGCATCGTTCGCACGCTGGTGGAACGCGGCGTGCACATCGATGCGGTGGCGGGCACGAGCATCGGCGCGGTGGTGGCCGCGTGCGTTGCCGCCGACAAGCTGGACGCGCTGGAGGATCTGGCCCGCTCCGCCACCGCGCTTACGGTGCTGCGCTATCTGGATGTCGGCTTTCGGGGCAGTATGCTCGGCGGGCGCACCATCGAGCGGCAGCTGCGTCGCCATTTCGGTGACCTGCGGCTGGAAGACCTGCCCCTGCCCTGCGCCACCGTGGCCGCTGATCTCGTCTCTGGAACCGAGGTGGTGCTGCGCGACGGCCCGGTCGTCGAGGCGGTGCGCGCGTCTCTCGCCATTCCGGGGCTGTTCAAGCCGGTGGTGAGAAATGACTACATGCTCGCCGACGGGGGACTGGTGAACCCGGTGCCCGTCTCGGCGGCCCGGCAGCTGAGCGCCTGCCCGGTGATCGCGGTGAACCTTCAGGGCGACTATATCAACCGCGCCGCCGCCACGGGCTTTCGCAAGGCGGCAGGCAACGCCCGCATTTCAGCCATCCGCACAACGCGGGCCTCGCTCGGCCTGTTGCTGTCCTCCCTTGCCAGACACGTTCTGGCCGCCAACCCGGCTGATCTCGTCATCACCCCGGCCATCGGCCATATCGAGGTGGGCGACTTCACCCGAGCCGAGGATCTGATCCAGGCCGGGCGGCGAGCCGCCGAGGACGCGTGGCCCACCATCGAAGCCCTGAATTGCATATAA
- a CDS encoding P-II family nitrogen regulator — MKLIMAIIKPYRLEGVRDALTAVGVQGMTVSEVRGFGRQKGQTEIYRGAEYTTNMVPKLKLDVVVGDDMADRAVEAIQQAGQTGSIGDGKIFVIDVAEAIRIRTNERAELAL, encoded by the coding sequence ATGAAACTGATCATGGCGATCATCAAGCCCTACAGGCTCGAGGGGGTCCGCGATGCGCTGACCGCTGTCGGCGTGCAGGGAATGACCGTGAGCGAAGTCAGAGGCTTTGGCCGACAAAAGGGCCAGACCGAGATTTATCGCGGCGCCGAGTACACCACCAACATGGTGCCCAAGCTGAAACTGGACGTGGTGGTTGGCGACGACATGGCCGATCGCGCGGTCGAGGCCATCCAGCAAGCCGGGCAGACCGGCAGCATCGGCGACGGCAAGATTTTCGTCATCGACGTGGCCGAGGCCATCCGCATCCGCACCAATGAGCGGGCCGAACTGGCGCTGTAG
- a CDS encoding ammonium transporter produces MQKLLRKFAGSAAGLGTALATTAALAQDAALAHAGPVPDKGDTAWMMLSTILVLLMIVPGLALFYGGLVRAKNMLSVLMQVLSITCLMMILWVFYGYSLAFNGGNAIIGDLGKAFLAGITPDSTAATFSDGVVIPEFVFVCFQMTFAAITPALIVGAFAERMKFAAVMVFMALWFTVVYLPMAHMVWSGEGYLFNLGALDFAGGTVVHINAGVAGLVGCIIAGKRIGYGREALTPHSLTLTMVGAALLWFGWFGFNAGSNLEANGGAALALINTFLATAGAALGWLVVEWLGKGKPSLLGVVSGVIAGLVAVTPAAGLAGPMGSIVLGVVASVVCYFFCTTVKNRLGYDDSLDVFNIHGVGGIVGSIGTGILVAPALGGVGIDGYAMGHQVWVQVVATAIAILWSGIGSAILYFIVDKVVGLRVAADQEREGLDLSEHGERAYHH; encoded by the coding sequence ATGCAGAAGCTTTTACGGAAATTCGCAGGCAGCGCTGCCGGTCTGGGCACGGCGCTGGCAACCACCGCCGCGCTGGCGCAAGACGCCGCACTGGCTCATGCCGGGCCAGTGCCCGACAAGGGCGACACCGCCTGGATGATGCTGTCGACCATTCTGGTCCTGCTCATGATCGTGCCGGGGCTGGCCCTGTTCTACGGCGGCCTGGTGCGCGCCAAGAACATGCTCTCGGTGCTGATGCAGGTGCTCTCCATCACCTGCCTGATGATGATTCTGTGGGTATTTTACGGCTACAGCCTCGCCTTCAACGGCGGCAACGCCATCATCGGCGACCTCGGCAAGGCGTTCCTCGCCGGCATCACGCCGGACTCGACCGCCGCCACCTTCTCCGACGGCGTTGTGATCCCCGAGTTCGTGTTCGTCTGCTTCCAGATGACCTTCGCCGCCATTACGCCCGCGCTCATCGTCGGCGCGTTCGCCGAGCGGATGAAGTTCGCCGCCGTCATGGTGTTCATGGCCCTGTGGTTCACCGTCGTCTACCTGCCGATGGCCCACATGGTGTGGAGCGGCGAAGGCTACCTGTTCAACCTCGGCGCGCTCGACTTCGCAGGCGGCACCGTGGTGCACATCAACGCGGGCGTCGCGGGGCTCGTCGGCTGCATCATCGCGGGCAAACGCATCGGCTATGGCCGGGAAGCCCTGACGCCCCACTCCCTCACCCTGACCATGGTAGGCGCAGCCCTGCTGTGGTTCGGCTGGTTCGGCTTCAACGCGGGCTCGAACCTTGAAGCCAACGGCGGCGCGGCGCTCGCCCTCATCAACACCTTCCTCGCCACGGCGGGCGCGGCGCTCGGCTGGCTCGTGGTCGAATGGCTGGGCAAGGGCAAGCCGTCGCTCCTCGGCGTGGTCTCGGGCGTGATCGCCGGTCTCGTCGCCGTCACCCCGGCGGCGGGCCTTGCCGGGCCAATGGGCTCCATCGTGCTGGGCGTGGTCGCCTCGGTCGTCTGCTACTTCTTCTGCACCACCGTGAAGAACAGGCTGGGCTACGACGACTCGCTGGACGTGTTCAACATCCACGGCGTTGGCGGCATCGTCGGCTCCATCGGCACCGGCATCCTCGTTGCCCCCGCGCTGGGCGGCGTCGGCATCGACGGCTACGCCATGGGCCATCAAGTGTGGGTGCAGGTCGTCGCCACGGCCATCGCCATCCTGTGGTCCGGCATCGGCTCGGCCATCCTCTACTTCATCGTCGACAAGGTTGTCGGCCTGCGCGTCGCGGCCGACCAGGAACGCGAAGGCCTCGACCTCTCCGAACACGGCGAGCGGGCCTATCACCACTGA
- a CDS encoding trimeric intracellular cation channel family protein gives MVASESLIMALDYAGVAVFAATGALAAAKIRGDIITFAFFAAVTGIGGGTLRDVLLDVPVFWVRNADYVAICIGMAVLVWVTGGPRRWREQALLWLDAVGLSAYAILGASKALAVGVHPLIAAAMGMLTASFGGVIRDVLAGQPSAIIKREIYMTAAILGAGLYAVLFTLGLLPRYAMAIAFMAAFLLRAGALRYGWYLPAFPDPFAPPRLRSRQPDDAPKQ, from the coding sequence GTGGTTGCATCGGAAAGCCTGATTATGGCGCTCGATTACGCGGGCGTTGCGGTCTTCGCCGCAACCGGGGCGCTCGCCGCCGCCAAGATCCGGGGCGATATCATCACCTTTGCCTTCTTCGCGGCGGTCACCGGCATTGGCGGCGGCACGCTGCGCGATGTCCTCCTCGATGTGCCGGTGTTCTGGGTGCGAAACGCGGATTACGTCGCCATCTGCATCGGCATGGCGGTGCTGGTGTGGGTGACGGGCGGCCCGCGCCGCTGGCGGGAACAGGCGCTGCTGTGGCTCGATGCAGTGGGCCTGTCGGCCTATGCCATCCTCGGCGCGTCCAAGGCGCTGGCGGTTGGCGTCCACCCGCTCATCGCCGCCGCCATGGGGATGCTTACCGCCAGCTTCGGCGGGGTCATCCGCGATGTGCTGGCCGGCCAGCCCTCCGCCATCATCAAGCGGGAAATCTACATGACCGCCGCCATCCTCGGCGCGGGCCTCTACGCCGTGCTGTTCACCTTAGGGCTGCTGCCGCGCTACGCCATGGCCATTGCCTTCATGGCCGCGTTCCTGCTGCGCGCGGGGGCCCTTCGTTATGGCTGGTATCTGCCCGCCTTTCCCGATCCCTTCGCGCCGCCCCGGCTGCGGTCGCGCCAACCAGACGACGCGCCCAAGCAATAA
- a CDS encoding NADP-dependent oxidoreductase → MKAAYYARFGGAELLNVGDLPEPELAPGEVLIRVRAAGVNPVDWKIRQGQLKAVLPYAFPIIPGWDAAGEVAAVGEGVKGLAPGMRVMACTKKPLVQWGACAEYVTVPAAAAIHTPQSLDDTQAAALPVAGLTAWQALRDFARIEAGQTVLIHGAAGGVGSLAVGIARERGASVIGTASPANGDYLRELGADSVIDYGAPDLKAGVLAVAPEGVDMVLDTIGGETLELSYALVKAGGTLVSLCDQPDHDQCAHKDLAATRLSVRPDGGQLAELAGLVASGAVSLPEIETLPLERIAEAHRRSEAGHVRGKLVLTIS, encoded by the coding sequence GTGAAGGCGGCCTATTACGCGCGGTTCGGCGGCGCCGAACTTCTGAACGTGGGAGACCTGCCGGAGCCGGAACTGGCCCCTGGCGAAGTGCTCATCCGTGTGCGGGCCGCCGGGGTCAATCCGGTCGACTGGAAGATCCGGCAGGGCCAGCTCAAGGCGGTTCTGCCCTATGCCTTTCCCATCATTCCCGGCTGGGATGCCGCGGGCGAGGTGGCGGCCGTGGGCGAGGGGGTGAAGGGCCTGGCGCCAGGCATGCGGGTGATGGCCTGCACCAAGAAGCCGCTGGTCCAGTGGGGCGCGTGCGCCGAATATGTGACGGTGCCTGCCGCCGCGGCCATCCACACGCCCCAGAGCCTGGACGATACGCAGGCGGCAGCGCTGCCGGTGGCGGGGCTCACCGCCTGGCAGGCGCTCCGGGACTTTGCGCGCATCGAGGCGGGGCAAACGGTGCTCATTCACGGCGCGGCGGGCGGCGTCGGCTCGCTCGCGGTGGGCATTGCCCGCGAGCGCGGCGCAAGCGTCATCGGCACGGCCAGCCCAGCCAATGGGGATTACCTGCGCGAGCTGGGGGCCGACTCGGTGATCGATTATGGCGCGCCGGACCTGAAGGCCGGGGTGCTGGCCGTCGCGCCCGAAGGGGTGGACATGGTGCTCGATACCATCGGCGGTGAGACGCTGGAGCTGTCCTACGCCCTGGTGAAGGCGGGCGGCACGCTGGTCAGCCTGTGCGATCAGCCTGACCATGACCAGTGCGCCCACAAGGATCTGGCGGCCACGCGGCTCTCGGTTCGCCCTGATGGCGGCCAGCTGGCGGAGCTAGCCGGTCTGGTGGCGTCAGGCGCCGTTTCCCTGCCGGAGATCGAGACCCTGCCGCTCGAGCGCATTGCCGAGGCGCACCGGCGGAGCGAGGCGGGGCATGTGCGCGGCAAGCTGGTGTTGACCATCTCCTGA
- a CDS encoding TIGR01244 family sulfur transferase, translated as MFRVLTPGFAVAGQLQPEDMAAAAAEGYALVINNRPDGEETGQPSAEEIAEAARAAGLAYRHIPLSGGGLTMDHIGQTEAALEGAGGPILAFCRSGMRSTTLWALARAKTGAEPQELVTLAGQAGYDLTPMTGLMEKLKHDNM; from the coding sequence ATGTTTCGTGTGCTGACGCCCGGCTTCGCGGTGGCGGGACAATTGCAGCCGGAAGACATGGCGGCGGCCGCGGCCGAAGGCTACGCCCTGGTCATCAATAACCGCCCTGACGGGGAGGAAACGGGCCAGCCATCGGCGGAGGAGATTGCCGAGGCGGCCCGTGCGGCAGGGCTTGCGTATCGCCATATCCCTCTCAGCGGCGGCGGCCTGACGATGGACCACATCGGCCAGACTGAGGCGGCGCTGGAGGGAGCAGGTGGGCCGATCCTCGCGTTCTGTCGGTCCGGCATGCGCTCGACAACCCTGTGGGCGTTGGCGCGGGCCAAGACCGGGGCGGAGCCGCAGGAGTTGGTGACGCTGGCCGGCCAGGCAGGGTATGATCTCACTCCCATGACCGGCCTGATGGAAAAGTTGAAGCACGACAACATGTGA
- a CDS encoding CDP-alcohol phosphatidyltransferase family protein — protein MTLPNILCVLRLIAAPVVAALIYGGEAVLAAALFACSAITDAVDGYLARRWRQVSLLGQMLDPLADKALINLSYIAAAASGYLPWWLALLVLARDVIILAGAIASRVFGLGHDLLPLAIGKISTALQMVLMVVTLASAVLGPATFAIPNALVVAVTLATVASGILYAASWLVHLATRRQPVP, from the coding sequence ATGACGTTGCCGAACATTCTTTGCGTGCTGCGCCTGATAGCGGCGCCGGTCGTCGCGGCCCTGATCTACGGCGGCGAGGCAGTGCTGGCGGCGGCCCTGTTCGCCTGCTCGGCCATCACGGATGCCGTTGACGGCTATCTCGCCCGGCGCTGGCGACAGGTGAGCCTGCTCGGGCAGATGCTCGACCCCCTGGCCGACAAGGCGCTCATCAACCTGTCGTACATCGCCGCGGCCGCCAGCGGCTACTTGCCGTGGTGGCTGGCGCTCTTGGTGCTGGCCCGCGACGTCATCATCCTGGCGGGCGCCATTGCCAGCCGGGTGTTCGGCCTTGGCCACGACCTGCTGCCGCTCGCCATCGGCAAGATCTCGACCGCCCTGCAGATGGTCCTGATGGTGGTCACGCTCGCCAGCGCCGTGCTTGGCCCTGCGACCTTCGCCATTCCCAATGCGCTGGTCGTCGCGGTCACCCTCGCCACCGTGGCATCGGGCATTCTCTACGCCGCCTCCTGGCTGGTGCACCTGGCAACGCGCCGCCAGCCCGTACCCTGA
- the galU gene encoding UTP--glucose-1-phosphate uridylyltransferase GalU, with protein MKPVRIAVFPVGGLGTRFLPATKAMPKEMLPIVDKPLIQYAVEEARAAGIEEIIFVTGRGKTAIEDHFDYAAELEQVLSNREKNGILTELHEIPGPPGSISYTRQQEPLGLGHAVWCARHLVHNEPFAVLLADDLIKSDVPCLKQMVEAYDEVGGNIVAVTEVPQEHTNRYGIVAPGERKDRLVEIKGLVEKPKPEEAPSRTAIIGRYILQPVVLDILSNQQSGAGGEIQLTDAIAKALTVIPTHGFHFEGTRFDCGDKAGHVMANIAFALEREDIGPAVSQYVARLQLK; from the coding sequence ATGAAACCGGTTCGCATTGCAGTGTTTCCCGTCGGCGGTTTGGGCACCCGCTTCCTTCCGGCCACCAAGGCCATGCCGAAGGAAATGCTCCCCATCGTCGACAAGCCTCTCATTCAGTATGCCGTGGAGGAAGCCCGGGCGGCTGGCATCGAGGAGATCATCTTCGTCACCGGTCGCGGCAAGACCGCCATTGAAGACCACTTCGATTACGCGGCGGAGCTGGAGCAGGTGCTCAGCAACCGGGAGAAGAACGGCATTCTGACCGAATTGCACGAGATTCCCGGCCCTCCGGGCTCCATCTCCTATACCCGCCAGCAAGAGCCGCTGGGCCTCGGCCATGCCGTATGGTGCGCGCGCCATCTGGTGCACAACGAGCCCTTCGCCGTGCTGCTGGCCGACGACCTTATCAAAAGCGACGTGCCGTGCCTCAAGCAGATGGTCGAGGCCTACGACGAGGTGGGCGGCAACATCGTCGCCGTGACCGAGGTGCCGCAGGAGCACACCAACCGCTACGGCATCGTCGCGCCGGGCGAGCGCAAGGATCGCCTCGTCGAGATCAAGGGCCTGGTCGAGAAGCCGAAGCCGGAGGAGGCTCCGTCGCGTACCGCCATCATCGGCCGCTACATCCTCCAGCCGGTGGTGCTGGACATTCTCAGCAACCAGCAGTCGGGCGCGGGCGGCGAAATCCAGCTGACCGACGCCATCGCCAAGGCGTTGACCGTTATCCCGACCCACGGTTTCCATTTCGAGGGCACGCGGTTCGATTGCGGCGACAAGGCCGGCCACGTCATGGCCAACATCGCCTTCGCGCTGGAGCGGGAGGATATCGGCCCGGCGGTGAGCCAGTATGTGGCCCGCCTGCAGCTGAAGTAG
- a CDS encoding DUF4175 domain-containing protein, with the protein MGGDFSVFSGLRSAFWRLRYDREDPRGWSAARLLWDVAVAVEEGEQGRQLSDLRRSLDELAARMGQANEAELAEMSDRLTQSLAAYLSQIISEAPPMPSGADMSGARMIDAAALGDLLSDLRERMAAGDEAGARRALETLRALIENLRMAGSPSGASSAVNEAMAGLRGLESQQRDVLGQTIGAGLSNALGGNSQALRDLGQTQSQLSQQAGALGDRLRQAGVNAPPALGEARQAMSAAAEALSGGKLEAALQAQSRAMEALADAQEALQAQSVASGQTPGGGMGSGLDPLGRFSGGGLGPEFRLPDGNERRMVDAIRHELEEKAADPRRSAEERAYYLRLLRQF; encoded by the coding sequence ATGGGGGGCGATTTCAGCGTTTTCTCCGGCCTGCGGAGCGCCTTCTGGCGTCTGCGCTACGACCGGGAGGACCCGCGCGGCTGGTCGGCCGCCCGCCTGCTGTGGGATGTGGCCGTCGCGGTCGAGGAGGGCGAGCAGGGACGGCAGCTGTCCGACCTGCGGCGCAGCCTTGATGAGCTGGCGGCGCGCATGGGCCAGGCGAACGAGGCGGAACTGGCCGAGATGTCGGACCGGCTCACCCAGTCTTTGGCCGCCTATCTCAGCCAGATCATCAGCGAAGCGCCGCCCATGCCCTCCGGGGCTGACATGTCGGGCGCGCGCATGATCGACGCGGCGGCACTGGGCGATCTGCTCTCCGACCTGCGCGAGCGCATGGCAGCGGGCGATGAAGCCGGGGCGCGGCGTGCGCTGGAGACCTTGCGGGCGCTGATCGAGAACCTGCGGATGGCGGGCAGCCCGTCGGGCGCGTCCTCCGCCGTCAACGAGGCCATGGCGGGCCTGCGGGGGTTGGAGAGCCAGCAGCGGGACGTGCTGGGCCAGACCATCGGCGCAGGGCTCAGCAATGCGCTGGGCGGGAACAGCCAGGCCCTGCGCGACCTCGGCCAGACTCAATCGCAGCTATCGCAGCAAGCCGGCGCGCTGGGCGACCGGCTGCGACAGGCGGGCGTGAATGCGCCCCCGGCTTTGGGCGAGGCCCGGCAGGCCATGTCCGCGGCGGCGGAAGCGCTCTCTGGCGGCAAGCTGGAGGCCGCGCTTCAGGCTCAAAGCCGCGCCATGGAGGCGTTGGCCGACGCGCAGGAAGCGCTACAAGCCCAGAGCGTGGCCTCTGGCCAGACGCCGGGCGGTGGCATGGGCAGCGGGCTTGATCCGCTCGGCCGGTTCAGCGGCGGCGGGCTGGGGCCCGAGTTCCGCCTGCCCGATGGCAACGAGCGCCGCATGGTCGATGCCATCCGTCATGAGTTGGAGGAAAAGGCGGCTGATCCGCGTCGCAGCGCCGAGGAGCGCGCCTACTACCTGCGCCTGCTCCGCCAGTTCTAA
- the lysA gene encoding diaminopimelate decarboxylase, whose protein sequence is MRHFAYRDGQLFAEDVPVAKMAEAVGTPFYCYSTATLERHFDVFAQSLEGLDALVCFAVKSNSNQAVISTLARRGAGADVVSLGELKRALAAGVPSERIVFSGVGKTREEMAAGLQAGIYQFNVESEPELDALSEVASGLGLTANIAFRVNPDVDAKTHAKISTGKAENKFGVPWDRAREIYARAAALPGIRVVGVDVHIGSQLTDLMPFEEAFARVGKLIQMLREDGHAIERADLGGGLGIPYYEDSEAPPLPIAYGAMVNRITHNWGVRLILEPGRLIVGNAGILVTRVIYVKQATKKTFVVVDAAMNDLIRPSLYDAHHDIAPVAEPQAITPRITATLVGPVCETGDTFATDREMPAVKEGDLVVLHSAGAYGAVMASTYNTRLLVPEVLVKGGEFAVVRPRPTYDDLIGLDRLPPWLNS, encoded by the coding sequence ATGCGTCATTTCGCTTACCGGGACGGGCAGCTGTTCGCCGAGGACGTACCCGTCGCCAAGATGGCCGAAGCCGTTGGCACGCCCTTCTACTGCTATTCCACCGCCACGCTTGAGCGGCACTTCGACGTGTTCGCCCAGTCCCTTGAAGGGCTGGATGCGCTGGTGTGCTTTGCGGTCAAATCCAACTCCAACCAGGCGGTCATCTCGACCCTGGCCCGTCGCGGCGCGGGGGCGGACGTGGTCTCGCTCGGCGAGTTGAAGCGGGCGCTGGCGGCCGGCGTGCCGTCGGAGCGCATCGTCTTCTCCGGCGTCGGTAAAACCCGCGAGGAAATGGCGGCGGGCCTTCAGGCGGGCATCTATCAGTTCAACGTCGAGTCCGAACCGGAGCTGGACGCGCTGAGCGAAGTCGCCTCCGGTCTCGGCCTTACCGCCAACATCGCCTTTCGCGTCAATCCGGACGTGGATGCCAAGACCCACGCCAAGATTTCCACCGGCAAGGCGGAGAACAAGTTCGGCGTGCCGTGGGACCGGGCGCGGGAAATCTACGCGCGGGCGGCCGCGCTTCCGGGCATCCGGGTGGTCGGCGTTGATGTGCACATCGGCAGCCAGCTCACCGATCTGATGCCGTTCGAGGAAGCCTTTGCCCGCGTCGGCAAGCTTATTCAGATGCTGCGCGAGGACGGCCACGCCATCGAGCGGGCGGACCTCGGCGGTGGCCTTGGCATTCCCTACTACGAGGACAGCGAGGCCCCGCCGCTGCCGATCGCCTACGGCGCGATGGTCAACCGCATCACCCACAACTGGGGCGTGCGCCTGATCCTCGAGCCCGGCCGGTTGATCGTTGGTAACGCGGGTATTCTGGTCACCCGCGTCATCTACGTGAAGCAGGCAACGAAGAAGACCTTCGTGGTGGTGGATGCCGCCATGAACGACCTCATCCGTCCCTCGCTCTACGACGCGCACCACGACATTGCGCCGGTGGCCGAGCCGCAGGCGATAACGCCGCGCATCACCGCCACCCTCGTCGGCCCGGTGTGCGAGACGGGCGACACCTTCGCCACCGACCGGGAGATGCCCGCCGTGAAGGAAGGGGATCTTGTGGTCCTTCACTCGGCGGGGGCTTACGGCGCGGTCATGGCGTCCACCTACAATACCCGGCTTCTGGTGCCGGAGGTGCTGGTCAAAGGCGGCGAATTCGCGGTTGTCCGGCCCCGGCCGACCTATGATGATCTGATAGGACTCGACAGACTGCCGCCCTGGCTCAATTCTTAA
- the lptM gene encoding LPS translocon maturation chaperone LptM — translation MNRTALALIGLLAVAACGKRGALEPPAGTQPPAPIWVEKSGGIQPPAPVPAHPQPPASRELSTPSTTAEGPRN, via the coding sequence ATGAACCGCACTGCTCTTGCCTTGATCGGCCTTCTCGCCGTTGCCGCGTGCGGCAAGCGCGGCGCGCTGGAGCCGCCGGCCGGCACGCAGCCGCCCGCGCCGATTTGGGTGGAGAAGAGCGGGGGCATCCAGCCGCCAGCGCCTGTGCCGGCGCATCCCCAGCCGCCGGCATCGAGAGAACTTTCTACGCCTTCGACGACAGCCGAAGGCCCGAGGAACTGA